The nucleotide window GTCGGAGCCGTCCGGACCGGTCGCACGCGCAGTTTGATCTTGAACCGAGCCTGGTGATCAACGGTAGTTGGTGAACTGAACGGCGAAGTCGTAGTCCTGTTCCTTGATCAAGTTCTGTACCTCTTGCAGGGCATCACGGCTCTTGCTGGACACCCGCAACTCCTCGCCCTGCACCTGCGCCTTGACGCCCTTGGGGCCCTCGTCGCGGATCAACTTGGACACCTTCTTGGCGTCCTCGGTGCTGATCCCCTCCTTGATCGAGGCGGTGATCTTGACCAGCTTGCCGGAGGTCCGCGGATCACCCGCATCCAGTGCCTTCAGGCTGACCCCGCGCCGGATCAGCTTGGTCTGGAAGACGTCCAACGCTGCCTTGACCCGTTCCTCGGAGTTGGCCTCCAGCTCGACCAGCTCGCCGGACCAGCGGATCGCCGCGTCGGTGTTCTTGAAGTCGAACCGTTGCCGCAGCTCCTTGGCGGCCTGGTTGAGCGCGTTGTCCACCTCCTGTCGATCGACCTTGCTGACGATGTCGAACGAACTTTCCGAGGCCATGGCTCCTCCTTCGTCGAGGTCGGTTCCGATCGATGGCCGTCGATCAGCAACCGGTGGACTTGCTGGTTAGCGTAGGGCGTTCGCGTCGGAATGGCTGCTACAGGTCGATTGCCCGGTTGAGCCAGACGTCGCCGATCACCATGCCCACCTTCTGATACAGCGTCAACGCGCCGGTCCGGCTGTCGGTGGCGAGCGAGGACCGGCTGGCACCGTGCCCGCGGCCGCGTGCGAACGCGTCGACCAGCAGCGCCTGCGCCAGGCCCCGGTGTCGTTGATCATGACGCACTGCCAGCCGATCCACGTACGCCTCGTCGGCCGGGTCGCCGGCCATGATCACGTACGCGACGCCGACGACGTGCTCGTCGGGATCGACGGCAACCCGGAGGTTCCACGACTCGAAGCCCGGACGGCGTACGGACTTGGCCAGAAAATCCTGGTACGGCTCACGATCGCGCACCGACCACTCCAGGAACGCATCCTCCAGGACCTTGTGCACCTGCGGGTATTCGTCCGGGTGCGCCTCGCGAACGGAGTAACCGGCGGGCGGACGACGATCCGGGATCGTCGTGCCGGCCGGCAGCGCCAACACCCAGCTGGTCCAGCGCACCCGGTAGCCGAGCGAGGTCAGCAGCCGATCGCCGGGCGAACCCTGCGGGACGGGTGTGCCGACCACCGACGAGCCGAGCTCGCGAGCGCGGCGCTGCAGCCAGCCGGCCAGTGCCGTGCCGATGCCGCGCCGGCGATGGTCGGGATGCACGGCGGCATCACAGCGGTCCGGGGCGGTGAGCTCGGCATAGCCGATCAGGTCGGCAGCATCGAAGACGCCGATGGTGCTCGCGCCGATGTCGTAGCTGGGGCGCTGCCAGTCGGCGACGATGTCGGCCGGCTCGATCTCTATCTTGCCGAGGTCGTGCTGCTCCTGGGCCGCGGCCAACTCGTACACCGCTCGGGCGTCGGCCATGGTCAGCGGGCGAGTGGTCAGCGACGTTGCCGAGCGGAAGTCGATCATGAGGCGATTCCAGCAGGTCGAGGTACGCATCGCATGCCGATTTTGCACATCTCGACGACGTTCTTCGGGCTGCCGACCTCAGCCGCGTTGCCGGTATCCGCGGATCGCCTTGACGATGTCCAGTACCCCGATCAGGACGACGATCAACAGGACGAAGTGGACGCCGACTCCTGGATCGAGGTCAGGGGAGGATTGCCGGAAAGCCACCACATAGCGGGGATCGAGGACCTGTTGGGTGGTGAACATGACCACGACGAAGCCGACGGCTACGGCGTTGTAGACCACGTTGATCATCATCACCGGGAAGGTCCAGCGGCGCGCGCGGAAGCTGATCACGGACACCGCGACGTCAGCGACCAGGAACACGATCAGCACCGGAAGCCAGAAGGACCAGAGCGCTGGATCGAGGACGGGAATCGGGTCACCGTCGGGTGTCTGGAAGCTGGAGAGGAACTGCTGCGCGAGCAACCAGGCCAAGATCACCAAGGAAACCACGGCCGAGATGATCGTGCCGGACAACCGGATCGGCCGACCGGCCGGCAGTTTGGGAAGCTGCGACGGGCGCCAGGCCTGCCCCGGTTCGGTCGAATTCGTCGCACCGGTGGACGTTGTGCGGGACCGGGCGCGCTCGGCGAGGGCGAACGCGACGACGGTCCAGAAGGCCAGCTGCACCGCTACCTGCAAGGTGAAGACGACACCCTCACCGATGCCGGCGCCGAGGGACTTGTCCTCGATCGCCAGGTTGACCGTGATAGCCACGATCAAGGTGACGGGGACGACGATCGCCAGCAGGGTGGTCACGGTGCGGCGGAAGTCGTAGAAGAGATCCGGTCCGATCAGTTGCCGGGCGCCACCGCGGTAGCGACTGGCGAGCACGGCGGGGTCGCCGAGTTCAACCAACACATCGCCGACCACGGATTCGGTGACGGAATCGGCCGAACCGGCTCGGCCGCTCGAGATAGGCATTGCCATCGGGTCCCCGGACAGTGCTGCCAACCGGTCCTCGGACATGTCTGCGATGGTGGCGCGCAGTTCGGCGCCGACGTCGTCGCGCTGGCCGGCAGGCAGCCGGTGGGTGACGGCCCAGACGTAGCGCTCGGTCAGGTCCGAAGTCGTCTCGGTCACTGGTGTTCCCCCTGCATCACTGTTTCCCTGCCTCACGATTTGTCCTGCTTCACGATTTGTCCTGCATCACGGCCCGGATGTTGGAGTTCAACTGCTCCCACTCCTGGGCCAGTTGACCGAGCAGCCGTTCGCCTTCCGGGCTGACGGTGTAGAACTTGCGCGGACGCGACTCGTCGGTGTTCCAGTTGCTGGTCAGCAATCCCTGCTTTTCCAGCCGCCGCAGCAACGGGTACAGGGTGTTGGCCTCGACCGGGAAACCCGCCGCCTCCAACGTGCTGAGCAGCGAGTAACCGTAGTGCTCCTGGCGCAGCACCGCCAGGCAGGCGACCACCACCGATCCGCGGCGGATCTCCTGCAGGTGCGCGGCCAGCACACTCTCCTCGTC belongs to Microlunatus elymi and includes:
- a CDS encoding YajQ family cyclic di-GMP-binding protein, which codes for MASESSFDIVSKVDRQEVDNALNQAAKELRQRFDFKNTDAAIRWSGELVELEANSEERVKAALDVFQTKLIRRGVSLKALDAGDPRTSGKLVKITASIKEGISTEDAKKVSKLIRDEGPKGVKAQVQGEELRVSSKSRDALQEVQNLIKEQDYDFAVQFTNYR
- a CDS encoding PadR family transcriptional regulator yields the protein MTHSIVPVVDEESVLAAHLQEIRRGSVVVACLAVLRQEHYGYSLLSTLEAAGFPVEANTLYPLLRRLEKQGLLTSNWNTDESRPRKFYTVSPEGERLLGQLAQEWEQLNSNIRAVMQDKS
- a CDS encoding GNAT family N-acetyltransferase; the encoded protein is MIDFRSATSLTTRPLTMADARAVYELAAAQEQHDLGKIEIEPADIVADWQRPSYDIGASTIGVFDAADLIGYAELTAPDRCDAAVHPDHRRRGIGTALAGWLQRRARELGSSVVGTPVPQGSPGDRLLTSLGYRVRWTSWVLALPAGTTIPDRRPPAGYSVREAHPDEYPQVHKVLEDAFLEWSVRDREPYQDFLAKSVRRPGFESWNLRVAVDPDEHVVGVAYVIMAGDPADEAYVDRLAVRHDQRHRGLAQALLVDAFARGRGHGASRSSLATDSRTGALTLYQKVGMVIGDVWLNRAIDL